A genomic region of Candidatus Thermoplasmatota archaeon contains the following coding sequences:
- a CDS encoding DUF6220 domain-containing protein, with the protein MFSWLFLVSIPVQVFFAGAAVMVNPSWWTFHLDFVHVLEWFPLLMLAFAFAARLPASLKWMSVAAGILVAAQYALIATRPSFAAAFHVVNALVIFGLALEIARRAPSWRA; encoded by the coding sequence GTGTTCTCCTGGCTTTTCCTCGTCTCGATCCCCGTCCAAGTGTTCTTCGCCGGCGCGGCCGTCATGGTGAACCCCTCGTGGTGGACGTTCCACCTGGACTTCGTGCATGTGCTTGAGTGGTTTCCGCTGCTCATGTTGGCCTTCGCGTTCGCCGCGCGCCTGCCCGCTTCCCTGAAGTGGATGAGCGTGGCGGCAGGGATTCTTGTCGCCGCGCAATATGCGCTGATCGCCACGCGGCCTTCCTTTGCCGCTGCGTTCCACGTGGTGAACGCGCTCGTGATCTTCGGGCTTGCCCTGGAGATCGCACGACGCGCGCCGTCGTGGCGCGCGTGA
- a CDS encoding matrixin family metalloprotease: MSAIALAGCIDGIENRSTSQGESLTPTELNQPTTPAETVVETLQGGSPAEPRGRTLDVGSVEFRWSAVTSSTGNAVQSRILINGAAQSSCGYQAGNRCTVEIARPGTYQWQVQSRSTSGLEALSSTVAFTAVKERRVLLASPPSESSGLHPDIVRSAAERGVVAWDGYDGWQIRMVTRADYNAYGEFVKEWGGHRVGVAFGQQIFQIGLGDSACNGKWTPYNENTIYFIAAHEMGHILGVAHSSDPTSVMYSTMQPSYAAPCEFKSGSADVQAYGYTHWNRHVPTATNYHFAFDPGADTSMKFCILSQAGNDCTEWVYGYRQTVHLGAGDYQFQAHCGNWYYTCTIQYRIAYDT; the protein is encoded by the coding sequence GTGTCAGCCATCGCTTTGGCGGGTTGCATTGATGGCATCGAAAATCGCAGTACATCGCAGGGCGAGTCACTTACACCCACCGAGCTTAATCAACCTACGACGCCCGCCGAAACTGTAGTAGAAACCTTGCAGGGTGGTTCCCCGGCTGAGCCGCGAGGCCGAACTTTGGATGTCGGTTCGGTGGAATTCCGGTGGTCCGCCGTCACATCGTCTACCGGAAATGCCGTTCAGAGCCGGATTCTCATCAACGGTGCTGCGCAATCTTCCTGCGGCTATCAGGCTGGAAATCGCTGCACCGTGGAGATTGCGCGGCCTGGGACTTATCAGTGGCAAGTCCAGTCCCGCAGCACAAGCGGCCTGGAAGCATTGTCCTCAACGGTCGCATTTACAGCCGTCAAGGAAAGGCGCGTTCTGCTTGCAAGCCCGCCCTCTGAATCAAGCGGACTCCATCCCGACATCGTTCGGTCGGCCGCCGAGCGTGGTGTGGTCGCATGGGACGGCTACGATGGCTGGCAAATTCGAATGGTTACCCGCGCAGACTACAATGCGTATGGGGAGTTTGTCAAGGAGTGGGGCGGACATCGCGTAGGCGTCGCATTCGGCCAACAGATCTTCCAGATCGGTCTCGGAGATAGTGCGTGCAATGGAAAATGGACACCATACAATGAAAACACAATTTACTTCATTGCTGCGCATGAGATGGGACATATTTTGGGAGTGGCCCACTCAAGTGATCCGACAAGTGTCATGTACTCGACGATGCAGCCTTCCTATGCGGCACCGTGCGAGTTCAAATCGGGGAGCGCTGACGTTCAGGCCTATGGTTACACGCATTGGAATCGCCATGTTCCGACAGCGACGAACTACCACTTCGCTTTCGATCCCGGTGCGGACACATCAATGAAGTTTTGCATTCTTTCCCAGGCCGGAAATGACTGCACGGAATGGGTCTACGGTTATCGGCAGACGGTACACCTTGGCGCTGGGGACTACCAGTTCCAAGCCCACTGCGGAAACTGGTACTACACTTGCACCATTCAATATCGAATCGCGTATGACACCTAA
- a CDS encoding DUF1801 domain-containing protein: protein MKPEHRALVKRIDRVLRSEIPDVVATIKFRKPSQPEGVPFYGRPGYGWIAAMWSFKARVTVGFFGGVELDPPPPRSQGARTRLVDYSEAAQVDEKQLRAWVRQAARVQGWAKV from the coding sequence GTGAAGCCCGAGCACCGCGCCCTCGTGAAGCGCATCGACCGCGTCCTTCGCTCCGAGATTCCCGACGTCGTCGCCACGATCAAGTTCCGCAAGCCCAGCCAGCCGGAGGGCGTGCCGTTCTACGGTCGTCCGGGGTATGGCTGGATCGCGGCGATGTGGTCGTTCAAGGCGCGCGTGACGGTGGGCTTCTTCGGCGGCGTCGAGCTCGATCCTCCGCCGCCTCGCTCGCAGGGCGCGCGGACGCGCCTTGTCGACTATTCTGAAGCGGCACAAGTCGACGAGAAGCAGCTTCGCGCGTGGGTGAGGCAGGCGGCGAGGGTTCAAGGCTGGGCGAAGGTCTGA
- a CDS encoding YdeI/OmpD-associated family protein: ALQKEGRMTPAGRAAFARRNEAKTGVYAYEQADEGMLDAGSERLFRANKKAWDHFLSRAPYYRKATIRWVMSAKKDDTRRRRLATLIACEAKGGPIPMMARGKGSAKK, encoded by the coding sequence AAGCCCTCCAAAAGGAAGGCCGCATGACGCCCGCCGGCCGCGCCGCGTTTGCTCGGCGGAACGAAGCGAAGACCGGCGTCTATGCGTACGAGCAGGCGGACGAGGGGATGCTCGACGCCGGAAGCGAACGCCTCTTCCGCGCCAACAAGAAAGCGTGGGACCACTTCCTGTCCCGCGCGCCCTACTACCGCAAGGCCACGATCCGTTGGGTCATGAGCGCGAAGAAGGACGACACCCGCCGCCGACGGCTCGCGACGCTCATCGCGTGCGAAGCGAAGGGCGGCCCAATACCAATGATGGCGAGGGGGAAGGGATCGGCGAAGAAATGA